DNA from Pichia kudriavzevii chromosome 5, complete sequence:
CGGATAAATGGATAATTCCAAAAGGTGGCATTGAggatgatgaagttgaagattaTGGCACTGCTGCGTTGAGAGAGGTTTGGGAGGAAGCAGGTGCTGATTGCGAGATagtcaaaaaaataggACAGTACAAAGACCACCGGTTAGAGAAGAATAGTACCGATATCGGTGAGTGGGCACTCTGCGAGTTTCACTTTTaccaaatgaaattaaaacaACTTGCAATAGAGTGGCCCGAGTCTAGCACAAGACTGCGGAGGTGGTGTGACTATTCCGAAGCAAAACATGAGTTGCTCAAGTCAAAAAGACCGGAGTTGTTGTTAGCTTTGAATGATTCGGACATTGTCAAAAATGTTGACCTGTTGGAATACGAACACTCTAATTTGAAGGATACACAATTAGACAATGACGATCAGTATGAGAACATATGAGAACATATGATAAGCTCCTTTCAGAGACACAAAACTTTACTATACTACTGTGTATTGCTGTAAAAGCTTCATTGCGCTTCCATTCACGTAAGCACAATTACCTAAGCTGTCGATTATCTTGCAGTTGTTCTCGAAAGATCTACTAAATATAGCCACCATAGGCTTCAGTTTCCTAGTATCTACAAACTCAAGATTTTTCTGACTTAGGAGgtgtttccaaattgaGAGATTCAACATTGAGTTGCAATCAGTTTTGATTATCCTGAGTGATCCATAAATTGCGGAATGATATCTATGGAAGATCCAACAGATATCAAGGCCAAAGCAGCCCACATTTTGAATGGTTTTGAAGGAGTCCTTAACGATGTTGCTTAGTAATGATCCTAAATATTGCAAGTTTCCATATTTAGGATCATCAAAGCAATAACCTACCCTTTTCATCTTGTACTTACCGTAACCTCGTAAAAATGTTGTTTCGGTGTTTCTACCTAGATCAA
Protein-coding regions in this window:
- a CDS encoding uncharacterized protein (PKUD0E05430; similar to Saccharomyces cerevisiae YOR163W (DDP1); ancestral locus Anc_6.58) is translated as MSYTKKETARVGREHQLYTKDNLRLVAGGIVLDGTHEKVLMISSAKHPDKWIIPKGGIEDDEVEDYGTAALREVWEEAGADCEIVKKIGQYKDHRLEKNSTDIGEWALCEFHFYQMKLKQLAIEWPESSTRLRRWCDYSEAKHELLKSKRPELLLALNDSDIVKNVDLLEYEHSNLKDTQLDNDDQYENI